Proteins from one Argopecten irradians isolate NY chromosome 15, Ai_NY, whole genome shotgun sequence genomic window:
- the LOC138309389 gene encoding uncharacterized protein isoform X2, which produces MSKKVMGTKITDFNKSSFDSKSGLYKAKPYNSTTIGGYKPRPYEPKSTGYKYREYKPKTTGYKGGKTYQAHQYNHVYEYNPDYNPNLQKPKRVPKAVPKVVVTPSPAPPPSTRPETADSIKMWPARFTALESVKRQINLTFKSPSKVAPAPFVDPLPVFEKTAFI; this is translated from the exons GAACAAAGATCACGGACTTCAACAAGTCTAGTTTTGACTCCAAGTCCGGACTGTACAAGGCCAAGCCGTACAACAGTACTACGATAGGGGGGTATAAACCCAGACCGTACGAGCCAAAGAGTACTGGGTACAAGTACAGGGAATATAAACCCAAAACGACGGGGTATAAGGGTGGTAAGACATACCAGGCCCACCAGTATAACCACGTGTACGAGTACAACCCTGACTACAACCCTAACCTACAGAAGCCAAAGAGGGTTCCGAAAGCTGTCCCCAAGGTCGTGGTGACCCCTAGTCCGGCACCGCCTCCTTCAACGAGACCAGAAACAGCT GATTCTATTAAAATGTGGCCAGCACGATTCACCGCCCTAGAAAGTGTGAAGCGGCAAATCAATCTGACATTTAAGTCTCCGTCCAAGGTTGCTCCAGCCCCATTCGTGGATCCCCTACCGGTGTTTGAGAAGACGGCATTCATCTGA
- the LOC138309389 gene encoding uncharacterized protein isoform X1, which yields MYSIRILGTKITDFNKSSFDSKSGLYKAKPYNSTTIGGYKPRPYEPKSTGYKYREYKPKTTGYKGGKTYQAHQYNHVYEYNPDYNPNLQKPKRVPKAVPKVVVTPSPAPPPSTRPETADSIKMWPARFTALESVKRQINLTFKSPSKVAPAPFVDPLPVFEKTAFI from the exons GAACAAAGATCACGGACTTCAACAAGTCTAGTTTTGACTCCAAGTCCGGACTGTACAAGGCCAAGCCGTACAACAGTACTACGATAGGGGGGTATAAACCCAGACCGTACGAGCCAAAGAGTACTGGGTACAAGTACAGGGAATATAAACCCAAAACGACGGGGTATAAGGGTGGTAAGACATACCAGGCCCACCAGTATAACCACGTGTACGAGTACAACCCTGACTACAACCCTAACCTACAGAAGCCAAAGAGGGTTCCGAAAGCTGTCCCCAAGGTCGTGGTGACCCCTAGTCCGGCACCGCCTCCTTCAACGAGACCAGAAACAGCT GATTCTATTAAAATGTGGCCAGCACGATTCACCGCCCTAGAAAGTGTGAAGCGGCAAATCAATCTGACATTTAAGTCTCCGTCCAAGGTTGCTCCAGCCCCATTCGTGGATCCCCTACCGGTGTTTGAGAAGACGGCATTCATCTGA